The Desulfurococcus sp. genome has a segment encoding these proteins:
- a CDS encoding HEPN domain-containing protein — MMKAALRMVVGVEPPKWHDVGPVLRREKNRFSEWFRERIPELAFISRSLKREREPSMYGDEETGLPAEELYTQYDAEHALRQARLVVELVEKLIEEASSRGR, encoded by the coding sequence ATGATGAAAGCAGCTCTGAGAATGGTGGTGGGTGTAGAGCCTCCGAAGTGGCATGATGTGGGACCCGTATTGAGAAGAGAGAAGAATAGATTCTCAGAATGGTTCCGGGAGAGAATACCTGAACTAGCATTTATCTCTAGGAGTTTAAAGAGGGAAAGAGAGCCATCAATGTATGGTGACGAGGAGACAGGGCTACCAGCGGAAGAACTATACACGCAGTATGATGCAGAGCATGCTTTAAGACAAGCTAGACTAGTAGTGGAACTCGTAGAGAAGCTAATCGAGGAGGCTTCAAGCCGGGGCAGGTAG
- a CDS encoding transposase produces the protein MRNSSYRILSYKIKHSYDVKEFLDDYRNLLQRAVDAIWENIEWRRKGKRLVPLIPKSREFKKNLRNSLLRDWSYATHYADSAVRVAYSIIESWRRNYIKGRRGRKKPVVKKRFVRVKETLYVYRNKKIRVTVKPRELYLEFDLTRAWFKRRVEGCDLGELILKEDELIIIFRKPADPKPANKIAWDLNLLSMDGFCDKGWIRIDLKPLYTMHIAYENKRRKLQRLSKEKPKTARRLLEKYSKRHKNRVKDFLHKLTTELAREFRGYEHGFENLEKQGMFNNKRVHNRVISRQNWRQIVTLMSYKARVKLLDPRNSTKTCPRCGGRMKRLEGQVLECDRCRLRINRQLNGAINLYLRMWGFPPSPSTFHRVVTKRVIHSWKMHVKRGSGITLKGCEAHDVPPMNPEGDEANVCQGLS, from the coding sequence GTGCGAAACAGCTCATACAGGATCCTCAGCTATAAAATAAAGCATAGCTACGACGTAAAGGAGTTCCTAGACGACTACAGGAACCTCTTACAGAGGGCGGTAGATGCAATCTGGGAGAACATCGAGTGGAGGAGGAAGGGCAAGAGGCTAGTTCCTTTAATCCCGAAGTCGAGGGAGTTCAAGAAGAACCTCAGGAACTCGTTGCTGAGGGATTGGAGCTACGCCACTCACTACGCCGATTCTGCGGTGAGGGTCGCCTACTCGATTATCGAGTCGTGGAGAAGGAACTACATCAAGGGGAGGAGGGGTAGGAAGAAGCCAGTAGTTAAGAAGAGGTTTGTTAGAGTTAAAGAGACACTCTACGTGTACAGGAATAAGAAGATTAGAGTCACGGTGAAGCCCAGGGAGCTGTACTTGGAGTTCGACCTGACGAGGGCGTGGTTTAAAAGGAGGGTTGAAGGTTGCGATCTAGGCGAGCTCATTCTCAAGGAGGATGAATTAATAATCATCTTCAGGAAGCCCGCCGATCCAAAGCCGGCGAATAAGATTGCTTGGGATCTCAACTTGCTATCCATGGACGGTTTCTGCGATAAGGGCTGGATCAGGATTGACTTGAAGCCTCTTTACACGATGCACATCGCGTACGAGAACAAGAGGAGGAAACTACAGAGGTTAAGCAAGGAGAAGCCCAAAACTGCTAGGAGGTTACTTGAGAAATACTCCAAGAGGCATAAAAATAGGGTCAAGGACTTCCTGCATAAGCTGACAACCGAGCTCGCAAGGGAGTTCAGAGGCTACGAGCACGGCTTCGAGAACTTAGAAAAGCAAGGGATGTTCAATAATAAGAGGGTGCATAACAGGGTTATTTCTAGGCAGAACTGGAGGCAAATAGTAACTTTAATGAGCTATAAAGCGAGAGTCAAACTACTCGACCCAAGAAACTCAACAAAAACCTGCCCCAGATGCGGCGGGAGAATGAAGCGCTTAGAGGGGCAGGTCTTAGAGTGCGATAGGTGCAGGCTAAGAATAAACAGGCAATTGAATGGAGCCATAAACCTCTACCTAAGGATGTGGGGGTTTCCTCCCTCTCCAAGCACCTTCCACCGAGTAGTGACTAAGAGAGTGATCCACTCGTGGAAGATGCACGTGAAGAGAGGGAGCGGGATTACCCTGAAAGGGTGTGAGGCCCATGACGTGCCCCCTATGAACCCAGAGGGGGACGAGGCTAATGTGTGCCAAGGCTTATCATAA
- a CDS encoding nucleotidyltransferase domain-containing protein, which produces MYRKGLEHLAEPYRTLISRLLEELLKLVNSRLKSLVVYGSVARGDYRRDSDVDLLVVIDGLPRSRFERLRLFSEAEARLEELLERLLDEGYAVSLSPVIKTPEEASRFSPLYLDMIEDAVVVYDENSFFENILVKLREKLEQLGAERVRIGRKWYWRLKKNYRFGDVISIE; this is translated from the coding sequence TTGTATAGGAAGGGGTTGGAGCATCTAGCTGAGCCTTACAGGACGCTTATTTCAAGGCTTCTAGAGGAGCTACTAAAGCTTGTTAACAGCAGATTGAAGTCACTGGTAGTCTACGGTAGTGTAGCTCGAGGAGACTACAGGAGGGATAGTGATGTAGACCTGCTAGTAGTTATCGATGGGCTCCCGAGGAGTCGTTTCGAGAGATTAAGGCTTTTTAGTGAAGCTGAAGCCAGGTTAGAAGAGCTTTTGGAGAGACTACTGGATGAAGGCTATGCTGTATCACTCTCACCAGTAATTAAGACTCCTGAGGAGGCCTCGCGATTCAGCCCTCTATACCTTGATATGATTGAAGACGCAGTAGTAGTCTACGATGAAAACAGCTTCTTCGAGAACATACTAGTGAAACTAAGAGAAAAACTCGAGCAGCTTGGAGCTGAACGAGTAAGAATAGGGAGGAAATGGTATTGGAGACTCAAGAAAAACTACAGGTTCGGAGATGTGATAAGCATTGAATAA
- a CDS encoding HEPN domain-containing protein: MISVEDLLGERMSFEEANIVRRRAEAFLQLAERLISEGEYDLGVFSLEQYCQLILKYKLLVRKGSYPRTYSIRRLIRELGEIDGRVLVLVDDVRNLHYIARLEEAYIASRYLPIVYEKEESIDLLRFVREVFKPIVEEL, encoded by the coding sequence ATGATTAGCGTAGAGGATCTTCTAGGTGAGAGGATGTCCTTTGAGGAAGCTAATATTGTTAGGAGGAGGGCTGAAGCCTTTCTACAGCTCGCCGAGAGACTTATCAGCGAGGGAGAGTATGATCTAGGGGTTTTCAGCTTGGAGCAGTACTGCCAGCTGATATTAAAGTATAAGCTGCTAGTCAGGAAGGGGTCTTATCCTAGGACGTATTCTATTAGAAGGCTTATCAGGGAGCTCGGAGAGATCGATGGGAGAGTATTAGTCCTAGTCGACGATGTCAGGAACCTACACTATATTGCAAGACTTGAAGAAGCATATATAGCTTCAAGATACCTTCCAATAGTATACGAGAAGGAGGAGTCTATAGACCTTTTAAGGTTTGTTAGAGAGGTGTTCAAGCCTATTGTCGAAGAACTATGA
- a CDS encoding nucleotidyltransferase domain-containing protein, translating into MSKNYESRVYGMLKNYKDIAERVKAVIQEVDPCAEVYVFGSVVRVEFTGVNDIDILVVTDRIERKYEMMVRVYKSTEAPVELHITTREGYEKWYKRFISSSEIMRV; encoded by the coding sequence TTGTCGAAGAACTATGAGAGTAGAGTATACGGTATGCTGAAGAACTATAAGGATATCGCGGAGAGAGTAAAAGCGGTAATCCAGGAGGTGGATCCATGCGCGGAAGTATACGTGTTCGGCTCTGTTGTGCGAGTCGAGTTCACGGGAGTAAACGATATAGATATACTAGTAGTCACCGATAGAATTGAGAGGAAGTATGAAATGATGGTTAGAGTATACAAGAGTACTGAGGCTCCTGTAGAACTACACATCACGACGAGAGAAGGCTACGAGAAATGGTATAAGAGATTCATTAGTAGCAGCGAGATAATGAGAGTGTAG
- a CDS encoding PaREP1 family protein, whose translation MSSTITLPEILVEEIAKRASRAGLSVEEYLADLVFGSMDPDEAAGKYIETALHLVEQAREELSRGDLRQASEKIWGACALAIKAHALARRKRRLESHAELWVYKNEVAVEIGSWVRIVFKIADSMHRNFYEGLATREDVEDAIEEVEKLVKAIAEKLK comes from the coding sequence TTGTCTTCAACTATTACTCTACCTGAGATTCTAGTCGAGGAGATCGCTAAGAGAGCTTCTAGAGCAGGTCTTAGTGTAGAAGAGTATCTAGCTGACCTGGTCTTCGGTTCCATGGATCCGGATGAAGCAGCAGGTAAGTATATTGAAACCGCTCTCCATCTAGTCGAACAGGCTAGAGAAGAGCTTAGTAGAGGTGATTTAAGACAGGCTTCAGAGAAGATCTGGGGTGCCTGCGCGCTAGCTATTAAAGCTCATGCTCTCGCTAGAAGAAAACGTAGACTGGAATCCCATGCAGAGTTATGGGTGTATAAGAATGAAGTTGCTGTGGAGATTGGTTCATGGGTTAGAATAGTATTCAAGATAGCTGACTCCATGCATAGAAACTTCTATGAGGGGTTAGCAACCAGGGAGGATGTAGAAGATGCTATCGAGGAGGTTGAGAAGCTAGTGAAAGCTATAGCGGAAAAACTGAAGTAG
- a CDS encoding CopG family transcriptional regulator, whose protein sequence is MIRVCVPRKLKELMDKFKDVVNWSEEIRGFIERRVKELHCKKILVEVRGVIEQLPETPAGTTSRYVREDRDSN, encoded by the coding sequence GTGATAAGAGTGTGTGTACCCCGTAAACTTAAAGAGTTAATGGATAAGTTTAAAGACGTAGTTAACTGGAGTGAAGAGATACGTGGGTTCATAGAGAGACGGGTAAAAGAACTCCACTGTAAGAAGATTCTCGTGGAGGTTAGAGGTGTCATAGAGCAGCTACCTGAAACTCCAGCTGGTACTACAAGCAGATATGTGAGGGAGGATCGTGATAGTAATTGA
- a CDS encoding radical SAM protein — MGGVTGLVFGPVPSRRLGRSLGVNNIPAKTCSCSCVYCQLGRTIMLTAERRVFYKPEDIFTQVERRVEEATSRGERIDYITFVPDGEPTLDANLGREIELLKQIGIPVAVITNSSLLWREDVRRDLVEASYVSVKVDAVSENLWRRVNRPHRSLKLSEILEGIRVFSEEFNGVITSETMLIDSVSYEGELERIAGFLAELRRLSKAYIAIPTRPSAEKWVRPAREDVLNTAFQVFSEKLGASRVEYLIGYEGSAFSSTGNAEEDLLSITAVHPMRRDAVEELLRRAGSNWSIVEKLLSEGKLIEVEYRGFKYYMRRLQAEAK; from the coding sequence GTGGGTGGTGTTACGGGGCTTGTCTTTGGGCCTGTTCCATCGAGGCGGCTGGGTAGGAGTCTAGGTGTAAATAATATTCCAGCGAAGACTTGTTCCTGCTCATGCGTGTACTGCCAGCTGGGTAGGACTATCATGCTGACTGCTGAGAGACGAGTCTTCTATAAGCCTGAAGATATCTTCACTCAGGTTGAGAGGAGGGTTGAAGAGGCTACTTCAAGAGGGGAGAGGATTGACTACATTACTTTCGTCCCGGATGGAGAGCCGACACTAGATGCTAACCTTGGCAGGGAGATCGAGCTTTTAAAGCAGATCGGGATTCCCGTAGCTGTTATAACCAACTCCTCACTCCTCTGGCGGGAGGATGTTAGAAGGGATCTAGTGGAAGCCAGCTACGTTTCAGTGAAAGTAGATGCTGTCAGCGAGAACTTGTGGAGGAGGGTGAACAGGCCTCATAGAAGCCTGAAGCTCAGCGAGATCTTAGAGGGTATAAGAGTCTTCTCAGAGGAGTTCAATGGGGTTATCACTAGTGAAACCATGCTTATAGACAGCGTGAGCTACGAGGGGGAGCTGGAGAGGATAGCAGGCTTCCTAGCAGAGCTTAGAAGGCTGAGTAAAGCCTATATTGCTATCCCGACGAGGCCTTCAGCAGAGAAGTGGGTTAGACCAGCTAGAGAGGATGTCTTGAATACTGCCTTCCAGGTTTTCTCGGAGAAGCTTGGTGCCAGTAGAGTTGAATACCTGATAGGCTACGAGGGTAGTGCTTTCTCATCTACAGGGAATGCTGAAGAGGATCTACTAAGCATAACAGCCGTCCACCCTATGCGCAGGGATGCGGTAGAAGAGCTATTGAGGAGAGCTGGCTCTAACTGGAGTATTGTCGAGAAGCTGCTGAGCGAGGGTAAGCTTATAGAAGTCGAGTACCGAGGCTTCAAGTACTACATGAGGAGGCTTCAAGCTGAAGCTAAGTAA
- a CDS encoding type II toxin-antitoxin system CcdA family antitoxin produces the protein MSEYVIISARVKRELLEEAKRLNINISELIRNALENEVRRRRLAILEERLKQKRDVLAGMDVSEMVELIREDREVEH, from the coding sequence ATGAGCGAGTATGTGATCATCTCCGCTAGAGTTAAAAGAGAGCTTCTAGAAGAGGCTAAGCGATTAAACATCAATATCTCAGAGCTCATTAGAAATGCTCTTGAGAATGAAGTACGCCGCCGTAGACTCGCTATTCTAGAAGAGAGGCTGAAGCAGAAGCGTGATGTACTAGCTGGAATGGATGTCAGCGAAATGGTAGAACTAATTCGCGAAGATAGGGAGGTAGAACATTAA
- a CDS encoding MBL fold metallo-hydrolase: protein MRVLARLLSLVLALFLIVLLLTVLYVKPALKYSYNTTTSFNTTIGGEAGVVSELGEVPWVKLTVLVDNSPNPFNSELVDAWGLSILVETPFNVILFDAGPDPLVLQHNVEVLDKSLEKASFIVISHEHGDHVRGLEYIAGVNGSITVYIPGHASQNTEEWIKSVGFKHVVRVYSTIKLSEGVAVVGELYGPPYEQALAVNVKGLGLVVLAGCSHPA, encoded by the coding sequence GTGAGGGTCTTGGCAAGGCTTCTATCATTAGTGCTAGCTTTATTCCTGATAGTACTCCTCCTAACAGTACTCTACGTGAAGCCTGCACTCAAATACAGCTATAATACTACAACCTCATTCAATACTACTATAGGTGGAGAAGCTGGAGTAGTATCAGAGCTAGGCGAGGTACCCTGGGTTAAACTAACAGTGCTAGTAGACAATAGCCCTAACCCATTCAACAGTGAGCTAGTGGATGCATGGGGTTTATCAATCCTAGTTGAAACACCATTCAACGTGATCCTATTCGATGCCGGCCCAGACCCTCTTGTTCTACAGCATAATGTAGAGGTACTCGATAAGAGCTTAGAGAAAGCAAGCTTTATTGTTATATCACATGAGCATGGAGACCATGTCAGGGGACTTGAATATATTGCTGGAGTCAACGGGAGTATCACAGTCTATATTCCAGGGCATGCATCCCAGAACACCGAGGAGTGGATTAAGAGCGTAGGGTTTAAGCACGTGGTTAGAGTCTACAGTACAATTAAGCTGAGTGAAGGAGTAGCAGTTGTAGGCGAGCTCTACGGCCCACCCTACGAGCAGGCACTAGCAGTCAACGTTAAGGGGTTAGGGCTTGTAGTACTAGCTGGATGCAGTCATCCAGCGTAG
- a CDS encoding glycosyltransferase family 2 protein, with protein MDAKISFITFTRNSAKQLPHLLSNVKDIVDEIIVIDGFSADETVEIARSFGARVYQRKPWGYADPDRMFALRMASYEWILYLDTDERLGRRLKSVLRDLVAKTPEEVVAFSVTRVNTHKGRILLGPFYPDTQIRVFRKSRTVYKGLVHEQPIIHGRIVQLPEEYYIIHLPLEEELQRRKLVFYAKLEALEYYKRGGSRRVWRNLLKLAPFNTPLIYLFYITTPLVMGRPINSYMLLDAVKPALYDALTETLMKTRSRRQRKIARLIQEKGLIQLLGLQ; from the coding sequence ATGGATGCTAAGATATCATTTATAACATTCACGAGGAATTCAGCTAAGCAGCTTCCACACTTGCTAAGTAATGTTAAGGATATTGTAGATGAGATAATTGTTATCGATGGATTTAGCGCAGATGAAACTGTAGAGATAGCTAGAAGCTTTGGTGCTAGAGTCTACCAGAGGAAGCCTTGGGGCTACGCTGACCCGGATAGAATGTTCGCTTTAAGAATGGCTAGCTACGAGTGGATCCTCTACCTGGACACTGATGAAAGATTAGGGAGGAGACTTAAAAGCGTGCTGAGAGACCTAGTAGCAAAAACACCCGAGGAAGTAGTAGCTTTCAGTGTTACACGCGTCAACACTCATAAAGGCAGGATTCTCCTAGGCCCCTTCTACCCGGACACACAGATTAGAGTATTCAGGAAGTCGAGGACAGTATACAAGGGGCTAGTTCACGAGCAGCCTATTATACACGGGCGAATCGTGCAGCTACCAGAAGAATACTATATTATCCACCTCCCCCTCGAGGAAGAACTACAGCGTAGAAAACTAGTCTTTTACGCTAAGCTAGAGGCATTAGAGTACTATAAGCGTGGAGGAAGCAGGAGAGTCTGGAGGAACCTGCTAAAGCTTGCACCCTTCAACACGCCATTAATCTACCTCTTCTACATTACTACACCACTAGTAATGGGCAGACCAATCAACAGCTACATGCTACTCGATGCAGTTAAACCAGCACTCTACGATGCACTCACAGAGACACTCATGAAGACAAGGAGTAGAAGACAGAGGAAGATAGCAAGGCTAATCCAGGAGAAAGGTTTAATCCAGCTACTAGGCTTACAGTAG
- a CDS encoding nucleotidyltransferase family protein has translation MARYSKTAFRVVFNTVVHGVFNGNPAGIEEYIRIASLNKVLLHFLRAARVEGEIRLREEARFKLFQARLSEITSALDGLRYVLFKTRKPVVYVPSDIDVLIDRRHVGRAVERLRKLGYRIEVAEPYCVTLTRGSTIVDLYVNPTLASTVYLNGEKLLEYTIEDGVYSVKAPVLSSEAELVVVAAHAVYKERLYTLNDYATLNYLYTPRARELARELKVEAAIREALEIHRLVNSELITTPYRIPLAKWTTLLALKLAGDTQTRATVLNTLKALRDRRFGKLAYSKLTRETY, from the coding sequence TTGGCGAGGTACAGTAAAACAGCATTTAGAGTAGTATTCAATACAGTAGTACACGGAGTCTTCAACGGTAATCCAGCTGGAATTGAAGAATACATTAGGATAGCTTCCCTGAATAAAGTACTACTCCACTTCCTCCGTGCAGCCAGGGTAGAAGGCGAGATAAGGCTTAGAGAAGAAGCTAGATTCAAGTTATTCCAAGCTAGGCTCAGCGAGATAACAAGTGCTTTAGACGGGTTAAGATACGTTTTATTCAAGACTAGAAAACCAGTAGTCTACGTGCCCTCAGATATAGATGTACTCATTGATAGAAGACACGTGGGTAGAGCAGTTGAGAGATTGAGGAAGCTAGGCTATAGGATCGAGGTTGCCGAGCCCTACTGTGTAACTCTAACTCGTGGTAGCACTATTGTAGACCTCTACGTAAACCCTACTCTCGCTAGCACAGTATACCTTAATGGAGAGAAGCTACTAGAGTACACTATTGAAGACGGTGTTTACAGCGTGAAAGCCCCTGTGCTGAGCAGTGAAGCCGAGCTAGTAGTAGTTGCAGCACACGCAGTCTACAAGGAGAGACTCTACACGCTCAACGACTACGCCACGCTAAACTACCTCTACACTCCAAGAGCACGAGAACTCGCCAGGGAACTTAAAGTGGAAGCAGCAATCAGAGAAGCACTAGAAATCCATAGGCTCGTGAACTCAGAGCTCATAACAACCCCCTACAGGATCCCTCTAGCCAAGTGGACTACACTACTAGCCTTAAAACTAGCCGGGGACACGCAAACCAGAGCTACAGTACTCAATACTCTAAAAGCCCTCAGAGACAGGAGATTCGGGAAGCTAGCATACTCTAAGCTCACAAGAGAAACCTACTAA
- a CDS encoding PaREP1 family protein, with protein MAERAGMTLEEYTIELLSQSLDPRDRAVEYIEVAQELLVEARRELEEKDYRQAAGRLWGSAALAVEAYALKREGRRLVSHRELWEYKEKLIEELGEWVYDAWIAAGSMHTCFYEGWCSTGDVEKALKRVERFVESVRRVLEEPGYSSSGV; from the coding sequence TTGGCTGAGAGAGCTGGTATGACGCTTGAAGAGTATACTATTGAATTGTTATCGCAGAGCTTGGATCCCAGGGATAGAGCTGTAGAGTATATTGAGGTGGCTCAAGAGCTTCTCGTGGAAGCCCGGAGAGAGCTTGAGGAGAAGGATTACAGGCAGGCTGCCGGGAGGCTGTGGGGCTCGGCAGCTCTAGCAGTAGAAGCCTACGCTTTAAAACGAGAGGGGAGGAGGCTTGTAAGCCACAGGGAGCTATGGGAGTATAAGGAGAAGCTTATAGAAGAGCTGGGTGAATGGGTTTATGATGCATGGATAGCAGCAGGTAGCATGCACACGTGTTTCTATGAGGGGTGGTGTAGTACTGGAGATGTCGAGAAGGCTTTGAAGCGTGTTGAAAGATTTGTGGAGTCGGTGAGAAGAGTTTTAGAGGAGCCTGGGTATTCTTCTAGTGGGGTTTAA